TCGAAATTCCGAAATTTAATCTGCTGGCTGAGGTATTAAGTAACTGAGAATTATAATTTTATTCTCTAAAATGCAGATTAAACTTTAGAGAATCTTCATGTTTTTTTTCATTACCTCATGTACTTCCTCGGTTCTCGTAACCATAAGGTTATTAAAAGCGAGAAGCGAAATCTTCGCACAAACTTCGGCATCATCACCCGCCCGGTGATGGTTAAATGAAAGTTGATGATGCTCCGCAAGACTTTTCAAACCATATTTCGGTAAATTTTTCCATGATTTTTTTGCAATTGAGATGCTGCAGAGATAGTTGAGTTTCGGTTTAAAAAATCCGTAATAATCGAGACAGCTTCGTAAAACCCCGGCATCAAAAGCTGCGTTGTGCGCAATCATAAGATTTCCGTACATTAAATTTTCCGCCTCGTGCCACACTTCTTCAAATGTTGGTGAATCCTGCACATCTTCGGGCGTAATACCATGCACATCAATATTCCTCGGATGAAAGTATGGAAAACTGGGCGGTTTGATGAGCCAGGTCTGGGTTTTTACCACGGCGCCGTTTTCTACCACACAGATTCCCATTTCGCAGGCGGAATTCCGTTCGTGTGTAGCAGTTTCGAAATCGATGGCGCAAAAATCTATCATATTGTTGAATCGTGTGTAGTGATGAATGTTATTTATTTCAGAATATTTCCTATTTCATCACTGAATACGGTGAATTTTGCCAAATCATCATGGCCCGCACCTTCAATTTCGATAAACTTTTTGGGAGTTTCCGGATGACTTTTTTCAAAGAGTTCAAATAATTTCTTTCCGGATTTTATCGGAACTATTTTATCCTTGCTCCCATGAAAATGATAAAGGGGAACATTGACATTCGCTATATTCTCATTAGAGAGAAAATGGTAGGTCATGCTGGGTGAAACCCGATCCGTTACTTTTTCGGGAAGCCAGCGGTTCACAATATCCTGAAGGTTATAAAAGGCAGATTCCAGTATTACACATTTTGGTGTATTCTCGGCACCTATTTTAACTGCAAATGCGCCGCCCAGGCTTCTGCCGTAAACTACGGTTTTTTCTTCACCGTAATTTTCTTTTGCAAAATCATAAAAGTACTGTGCGTCCGAGTAAAGAAAATCTTCATTTCGGGGACCTGAACTTTTTCCGTAGCCACGGTAATCCATCACCAAAATATCGTATCCAAAATGAGTGAATTCTGCTGCGATTTTTCCCCAACGGTGCAGGTTATCGGCATTCCCATGGAAATAAAGAATAATGCCTTTGGGATTTTCAATCTTAAAGTGAAGTCCGTTAATTTTACCCTCAAAAGGCGTTTCCCACAGATATTCCTCAAAAGCTGTCTGGAATTTAAATTCGTGTTCCAGAGGCAGAGCAACCGGAAGAAACACTACTTTTTCCTGAAAGTATTGAAGGAGTTTAGCCATGGGTTAATTCTCAATCTTGGTAATCAGAATTTTGTCTACACGTTGCCCGTCTTTATCAATAATTTCGAGCTCCAGGTCTTCAATTTTAACTTTATCGCCAACCCGCGTGCCCTGATGTTCGTTCAGGAAGAAACCAACCAAAGTCGTATAATTATCTTTGTTGTCGAACTCATAATCGAGATCAAAGTATTTTAGGAATTCGACGATAGGAACCTGTCCATCTGCCAACCATGAATTAGTACTGCGTTCAGTAATCCTGTAATCAAAATTATCCTCAGTATTGGTGTCACCTACCAATGCGTCGAGCAAATCATCCAGAGTTACCATTCCAACAGTGTTTCCGTATTCATCGATCACGATTCCGTAGTGGTTTTTCTGGTTTTTAAAAAGTTCAAGCACTTTATATGCATAATAATTTTCATTAAGAAAAACCGGCTGTTTCAGATAATTCTTAAGATCGAAGGAGTCAGGATCTTGGATGGGGAACAGATCTTTCAGCAGTACAATACCAATGATGTTATCGAGATTATTTCCCTTTGTTACGGGATAGGCAGTATGTTTGTCGCTGCGGATCTTTGTGAAAATTTCATCCAGAGAATCTTCAGTAGTGAAGAATGTCATCGCTGTTCTGTGCGTAATAAGGGTGTTGATCTTCCGGTCACCAAGTTCGAAAACACGCTCCACAATATTCTGTTCTATTTCTTCGATCTCTCCTTCCTGCGCACTTTCTTTAACAATTGATTTTATTTCTTCTTCGGTAATGATACTGTCGGAATTGCTTTTAATACCCATCAGTTTAAGAAGAAGATTATTAGATGTACTTAAGAGCCATACAAAAGGTGAAGTTATTTTTGAAAGAATATCCATAGGCTTTGCAACCATAGTGATGATGCTTTCCGGATGGGTCATCGCAATTCTTTTGGGTAGAAGTTCGCCCAGAAGTATTGAAAGATAAGTAATAAATATAACGATTCCGGCGGTTGCCAATGTTTTGGAGTAAGGTTCAATAAGCGGGAAAGTGCTTAAGAAATTCTGGAAGTCAGTTGTCAGGTTTTCTCCGGAATAAACCCCGAGTAAAATTCCGATGAGTGTTATTCCGATTTGCACCGTCGAAAGGAATT
The window above is part of the Kaistella faecalis genome. Proteins encoded here:
- a CDS encoding hemolysin family protein translates to MELIIIIFLVLLNGIFSMSEMSLVSSRKFKLENAGKKGSSGAKKALELSEHPTKFLSTVQIGITLIGILLGVYSGENLTTDFQNFLSTFPLIEPYSKTLATAGIVIFITYLSILLGELLPKRIAMTHPESIITMVAKPMDILSKITSPFVWLLSTSNNLLLKLMGIKSNSDSIITEEEIKSIVKESAQEGEIEEIEQNIVERVFELGDRKINTLITHRTAMTFFTTEDSLDEIFTKIRSDKHTAYPVTKGNNLDNIIGIVLLKDLFPIQDPDSFDLKNYLKQPVFLNENYYAYKVLELFKNQKNHYGIVIDEYGNTVGMVTLDDLLDALVGDTNTEDNFDYRITERSTNSWLADGQVPIVEFLKYFDLDYEFDNKDNYTTLVGFFLNEHQGTRVGDKVKIEDLELEIIDKDGQRVDKILITKIEN
- a CDS encoding alpha/beta hydrolase — its product is MAKLLQYFQEKVVFLPVALPLEHEFKFQTAFEEYLWETPFEGKINGLHFKIENPKGIILYFHGNADNLHRWGKIAAEFTHFGYDILVMDYRGYGKSSGPRNEDFLYSDAQYFYDFAKENYGEEKTVVYGRSLGGAFAVKIGAENTPKCVILESAFYNLQDIVNRWLPEKVTDRVSPSMTYHFLSNENIANVNVPLYHFHGSKDKIVPIKSGKKLFELFEKSHPETPKKFIEIEGAGHDDLAKFTVFSDEIGNILK
- a CDS encoding 3'-5' exonuclease; this translates as MIDFCAIDFETATHERNSACEMGICVVENGAVVKTQTWLIKPPSFPYFHPRNIDVHGITPEDVQDSPTFEEVWHEAENLMYGNLMIAHNAAFDAGVLRSCLDYYGFFKPKLNYLCSISIAKKSWKNLPKYGLKSLAEHHQLSFNHHRAGDDAEVCAKISLLAFNNLMVTRTEEVHEVMKKNMKIL